The nucleotide window atctcctgacctcgtgatccgcccgtctcggcctcccaaagtgctgggattacaggcttgagccaccgcgcccggcctaggggAGTTTTCTTAAGCAATGCCTGTCAAGTGCTTGGCATGTGAACCCTTAGTTGTTAGTATCTCTGTGTTAGGCCTATCGACTTTGGTAGGGGTGATGGGGCAGGCGGTGCAACTGGAGAGGCCCGATCACGAAGGGCGCTAAATGTCAGAGCACAGAGTGTGGACTGAATCCTGTGCCCCAGAGAGGGGTGGGAAGGATTCGTACACGGGAATGTGCTGCTTAGACATGCATTTTGGAAGCCCTCTTCCCTGCGAGAATCCAGGACAGGTCCAGTAGAGGAGACGGGGAGATGGGGTAGAGTGTCCGCTCACTTTCTAGCAGGTCCACCTCAAAGTCCTTGGTGGGCAGACGCACAGAGTTGAAGCCCCAGGTGGGGATGTGGCCTTCCAGCGGTGGCTTCCCCGACAGCACGCGCAGGAACGTGCTTTTGCCCGCGCCATCCAGCCCCAGCACCAGCACCTCGCGCTGTTCCAGCTCCTCCAGCGCCGGCTCCTCGTCCTC belongs to Piliocolobus tephrosceles isolate RC106 unplaced genomic scaffold, ASM277652v3 unscaffolded_24299, whole genome shotgun sequence and includes:
- the LOC113219548 gene encoding ADP-ribosylation factor-like protein 10 isoform X2, whose protein sequence is MAPRPLGPLVLALGGAAAVLGSVLFILWKTYFGRGRERRWDRGEAWWGAEAARLPEWDEWDPEDEEDEEPALEELEQREVLVLGLDGAGKSTFLRVLSGKPPLEGHIPTWGFNSVRLPTKDFEVDLLESERTLYPISPSPLLDLSWILAGKRASKMHV